The Brachyspira hyodysenteriae ATCC 27164 sequence TTTGTGTTTCTGTTAATATCTTTATCATAATCATTAATATATTTTAATTTCATATTATGATTATCTATAAGAAAAGGTACAGATACTTTGATATTATTTTTTAAAGCATAATTTATTATTTCATAAGTAGGGACTTCATTATTAAAATCTACATATACAGATATAGAATGAAATTTATTAATATTTACTATATTTTTAAATTTTTTAAAAATTACAGCACTTTTATCCTTAATGAAGTCAGGATCTAAATTATTTCTAATGAGTTTAAAGGATTCTCTTATTAAATTTTTTGCTTCTTTAATATTATTTTCATTAGGAGAAGTTTTCATCTTTTAATTCTACTAATAATTCCTGTAATAGCTTATCTCTAATAATTTGGTCAATAATTTTTTGTGATGCCATACCTATATCAATAAATTGTACGGCAAAACCTTTAGGTAAATCAGGTTTCTGATTCTCATTATTTATCCAAACCACTTTAGCTTCAGTAAATAATTTGAAATCTTTGAATGATATTGTTAGACCTAACATATCTCCTTTATCAGGAATATTAGTATCAGATGATATATAAGCTCCATTTCCGCTTATAGAAAGGATATTTCTATCTATAGTACCTCTGATTTTATCTTTATATGCTATAATAACATTTAACGGCCAGTTTACTCTTGAATATTGTCTTCTTTTTTTATTTCCATCATCTAATATTTTTGAAACTTCATTTTGTATAGATTGTACTATTACACTTACATCTGTATTTCTATGGAATATTAAAGCATATG is a genomic window containing:
- a CDS encoding 5-formyltetrahydrofolate cyclo-ligase, which gives rise to MKTSPNENNIKEAKNLIRESFKLIRNNLDPDFIKDKSAVIFKKFKNIVNINKFHSISVYVDFNNEVPTYEIINYALKNNIKVSVPFLIDNHNMKLKYINDYDKDINRNTKFGCGEPFEHCKDCNINEISMFIIPALAFDEKCNRLGFGRGYYDNILKRNKNALRIGLAYDYQILPSIPKDNNDEILDIIISESKVITATF
- a CDS encoding PilZ domain-containing protein, with protein sequence MDKEQIKGVIIENNPSILTKYKNAFNNIFDISTFNDTSSSLGYIIENNLNIYFYIIRYTENEKDSINLFVEKVKKINPQIKLVMTDVPDDFDETAYPYALIFHRNTDVSVIVQSIQNEVSKILDDGNKKRRQYSRVNWPLNVIIAYKDKIRGTIDRNILSISGNGAYISSDTNIPDKGDMLGLTISFKDFKLFTEAKVVWINNENQKPDLPKGFAVQFIDIGMASQKIIDQIIRDKLLQELLVELKDENFS